Part of the Sciurus carolinensis chromosome 7, mSciCar1.2, whole genome shotgun sequence genome, ACGTATGGTAGgcaagtgccctatcactgggtTACAAGAACCTAAACCTTAGCATTCCCTTTtagaatgaactcaatgcaatgactTTAAAGACAAAGTCAGTACAATGTGATCCAAACTGTCttcaaagaccaaatttaaggaaACTAAGCCACAAAAGACTGTTGCATTATGATTTAATCTAATTgcacaaaaaaaattgaaattacaaCTCCTCCAGATTTCTAAGAGGAAGGTTATGCATGCCTCCATATTCAATTCTGCACTGTTACATTTGAACCATATTGTGAATTTTACATCATGATGGATCAGTTTGGAATTCCCATGCAACACCTCAAATTATAAAATGGAAGCAATTTTTGAAACTTTGTGGAAGTTTTCATGCTAAAGATAAAAGCCATTTTTATGGGCAACTTACTTTGGACACAATATGCTAGGTTGTTGCTTACTTTAATGTTAGTCACCAAATATCACAGACCTTGAACTGGCTTCAACTCCTAAAAAAAGCTTAGCTACTAACAATAAGGTGACAACCAAAAATTCCCTTCACTTCAGAAGACTAATCCATAGTGCCTCTCAGTTGTGTTTCTTATAAAATAAGAACTGTGCAATCAACTGCTTTCTATGGGACAAGAACAATGGTAACAGTGGGTTCAACTGACTATTATACAattatgctaatattttattaattcaaaagCACTTTACAAGAAAATATAAGTATGGCTTCCAATAGGAATGTTATACCTGGACTTGGTACCAAGCTCAGATTTGAGTTTGCAAGGAAAAACAGGCTTTCAAGTTAAACAACAATTTGTAACCAAAACTTTAATCCCAAGGATTCTCACAAAACATATTACAAATgacagcatgaaaaaaaaaaatcttgcacaGTAACTCAGAAGTTCAGCTCTACAATGTACCCTTAAACTGGCAGGacattggtattttaaaatctcaaatttccAAATAATGAATGTTACAAATAGCTATGTATTCACATACAAGCAATCACATAAGAACTTATGACCTAAGCAAAGGTAAACTTTCTTGAAACAGATTCTATACCAGCTAGGCAACCTGTGCCCAGGGTGAAGACTAGTTGGATTTTATAAAACCTCTAGTTTAATAGTGCCGATTTTATCTTTACCTGCTTGCCTGTGTTCACAGCTGCATTTCAAGACTGCTTATTCAACTACACCTGCATACTATATTCCAGCtatgaaaaaaagtaaatcttGGTTTGATTTTTTGCCAGTTTTGTTCCTGTAACATTAGAACATCACACTTTAGCTGGGCAGGATTTAGAGGTTTATTTTCAGTCTATGCAAGACTAAAGTTCAAAGCAAATTCAATTTTGCTTAAGGGAACATTGTAAAGTAACAATTCTTGGTATTACATGCCTCATATGATCCATTTCAAACCATAGAGAATTACATCGTTATGTGTCACTGTTCCAAGAGACAAATAAATTTGAACAGCTAAAACATCTTAAAAATGCACCAAGCTTATGAAGTCTCAAACAAAACTTGAATTTTCTGTACATACTCCTGTCAAATGAAGTTATTTCCTGTACACCACTTCTCTTGCAAACTGGTcttctatttcctttcatttgacCTAGATCGgctaaaaacaagaacaaaaaataaaacttgatattTGTAACTTGGTTACTCTTAGTGACATAGCatcatcataaaaaaaaattatggcttATTACAGACTATGCATGTTCTTAAGCAGTGCCAAGTTCTTTAGACAGCTTACCTACGAGACCTAGAGAAGGATCGGGACGGCTTGTGATTTCTCTCCCGAGACAGTGATCTCTCTCTTCTCCTATCTCTAGAAAGGGACCTAACCGAAAAGAAAGAATGTTAGAGCAATTCACTTATGATAACTACACCCAGCAGAAACATTTTCTAAGTCTGAAAACTCAAAGCAGGTTCCTGCTACAACTTAACACTGGCTTTATATGCCATTTGATTCACTACTAAAGTCAAGGTCTATCCCATTAACCAAGTCATTTTgaagaaagcaaaggaatgaaaacACTGCCATTCCTGAGAATGTGGCTTAAAGACAAATTTAATTACCTGCTCCGGCTGCGAGAGAAGCTTCTCCTTCTTGGAGATCTAAAAGCAGAAACAGGAAAATTAGCCTAACTGTCAATTACTATTAATGGCGTGAGGCATTTCCCAACTTTTCAATCTCACTGTTGGGCCCAGTGAATGTGCCGAAGAACTGGCACCCATcgtccaaaaataaaaaaagaaaagaaaaaaaaggcacagAAGGATTAAGGAACAAAAAGCTCAAGTGAAAAGCAGGTATTCCAACCATGGATTCATTTTAACAAAGAATGCTTCACAGCAGATCTGTCCAATGCAAAACTTCATGTCAAACTAACTTCACTACCCAAACACCACACCAAAATGTAGTCCCACAAGTAGTTCCAAAAACAGTACCATAAACCAGTATTTGGAACCCATGCAAACCTATAAGTCCATAACGAGACTTAGGTACCAGGTGGATAGTGTAATTTTGTGAAAACGCGATAGGTGTAAATATTGATGCCACTCAGTGCTACATTAGAACTGCATTTGTGATCGTCACATTTAAGAGTGTGTTTAGGCTTATCAAATTACCTTAGCTTGGCCCACACTTCacccccaaatttttaaaattttgaaaactgttaGTAAAACCATTTAAAGGTGATAGGATTCAACAAATTTTTGCTAGGAAGAAAAGCTAAAATCtgttagagatattaaaatttttagtttggcATCTCACACATGCAAATAAGTTCCAGTTGAAGGTCTAGTTACATTATGAGTTCCCTATCACccttaaaagtttttttcaagCAATATATATGTACGTTACCATTCAATTATGCACAGCCAGCCTTTGATCCAGAAAAAAGAATTACTTTAAGCCGCTTACTCCTTATTTTAACCAGCAGTAAACTGTATAAGCAGGAAAAACTTACTAGTTTTGGGTTTCAACAAGCTAGAAATGGTGAGGTGAGGCTGCCGGACTGACGGCCAGGAAGAATTTGCTGAAAAGGTTTTGCCAGATGTTGCGTTGGATTTAGTTGGTTGGCGAAGGGGGTGTTGTggatttttcctgcttttttgttAGCCGAAGGCTGCTGCTGTAGTTGTTGTGAAGACATTTGGTAAATAAACAGCTGAGCTGATTGGCCAGGAATGTGTGGGCGGTCGAGGTGGCTGCTGCCGATTTGGTTAAGGTTGGAGAGAAGGCTGAGAGAAAACAGCATGCTCGGGAACCAAAGGGCGGTGCAACCTGACGACTGGCCAGCCTGGGTCATGTGAAACGACACCAGCCAAGCTGAATGGGGCGCGCTGGTCACATGACGCTGAAAGGGCTAGTTGACTGGCTAATGCAGATTCAGAGGGTGGTGAGAAGAGACATGATGGTGACTCTGTAACGGggttcatttttattaatagatggaccaaaaagcacaaaaaaaatgaaaaacaagccATCAGTACAACCATCTATTAGCTAACAAATACTCTTTATTATGATGGGCAACAGTGtgttgtttttcaaaatagcaaAAGGGGCAAGATTTTGAACTCCTATCTCCTAGGACTTCACTCACCTGTAAGAGGTAAATTTAGTCCTATAGAAACTATTTTGGAGGTTTGAGGAGATGTGGAGTTAGAACCCAGACAATACTGCCTGGTCCAAGAATGATGCcattttcaattataaaaaaaCTGAATTCTCTCCTATTTGGGATTGAAGAACAGATGACTGGGATTACTTCGTTTTTAGCCCCCTTTATTGGTCAGTGACTTAAGTTAGTTTCAGAATGATTTCTACTTTACCAGTTGTAACATTAAAACAGCTGCCTGTTTGATAAATATTACAATTGTGCTAgtagaaaacacatttttgtgAAGAGCTAGAGTTGAATGTAATGTTCGTCATTATGgagtcaagaaatggaaaaaggcCTAAACTGAAGTATAAGGGAAGACTTGGAAAGATGCAACTAGAAGATGAACTAGAAGATAGATCCAAGATAGAAGTTACTGACTACCAACATGAACAGTGACCTACAGACAAAAAAGCCAACACTCAGCACAACTCACATACCCCAAACTACGCCCAGGCAATGTTTCGTAGAAACCTCCGAATCTTCACAGTAAGTTTAAAACCCACCAACAAACTTTAGGAGAAATACCTGCTCCTACTAGCTACTCCATTACACCAATATCTCTAAAACACGCTCTCTCTCAAGTACCTGCGGCGGGGTGGAGGACTCCTCCTACGATAATCATCTCGAGGGCGACGACCCCAAGAGGGAGGTGGGCCACGATTTCGACTTCTTTTTTCACCATTCGACAGTTCCACTCTTACACGGCAGCCACAAAGTGTTCTATGGAAAAGCAGAGATATTAACTTTATGGTCTCTATTACAGGGAAAAGTAAATCTTCAGTTATTTCCTTCTTGCAAGGGACACATCTGCAGGGCTGCAGATCTTTTAATACCAAAACAAGTTTTGGTTTccgtttttacttttttttaagtactgcagattgaatccagggcccctttactagtgagctacatcccaagtcctttttattctttgagagtgtccaagttgttgagactggccttgaacttcctatcctgtctcagcctccacaaGTTGCTGACATCATAGGCATGGACTATTAGGACCATCCCAGTTTCATTGTTTACCTAAAGTATAAAATGGTTGCGCTCAACTCCCAGtctaatttcaaattaaatataacaACTAAATGGGATTCTCTAAAGCACCAGTTCACAAGAAACcaactttcttctatttttccacTTGTTAGAACAAGTATGATTATTAAACTCAATATTAATTTATAACACTTATAACTTAAATGTGAAGATCCCTGAATTTATCTTTGAAGAACTAGTTGACTTCTTCCCTGGAGGTAGGTCCAGCATTTACTTTAGTTACTTATTACTCAACTCATTCTCCTCCAACCCTCTCCAAGTAAACAGGACTCTAAGCCAAGATGGACCATTTTGGGTATTTTTCTCCCCTCAATCACATTATTTAGTGTGCATGTAAGAAATTAAGACcgagaatagaaaaagaaagttgtcTCCCCTTTTATGTATCCACAGTCATTAAATTTCAACAAGCCACTGTATCTGGACAGTAAGTGAAAAGATATGTGCCCTGGAAGACTTATTGCAATCTGTAATGACCTTTCATATGACTTTAGAGCCAATTCTTAGatcctcttttttaaattataactaaGGAAAAAAGAATCTGATCTAAGGCAGTATGACCTGCTTCAAGAAAATCTGAAACAAATTTTTGGATCAATGGTTTTCCTTGGTTTTatgaactgatttttaaatgccAGGAAGTGAGaaggttaacacacttgttacTCTAAGGTTCAGTCAGATAGTACTTATCAGCCAGCTAGTAGGACATTATAAACAAAGGGAAATGGTAACTGATTCACacttcctaaataaaatatttcaaacatgtaAAACACTACACCAAGTCTCTGCATAACCACAGAAATcttgcaggggaaaaaaaaacaggcaacACATTTAATCTTCTAAATTACCTTCCATCTAGCTCTCGGACAGCATCAGCTGCATCTCGGGGATCTTCAAATTCAACAAAAGCAAAGCCGGGAGGGTTCCTAGCAACCCACACACTTCGGAGTGGTCCATAGTAGCCAAAAGCCCGTTCCAATTCGGTCTTGTTGCCATTGTTTCCAAGATTACCTACATAAACCTTACAGTCCAATGGACAAGAATCACGATGCATTTctgtaacaaacaaaaaaaaagtattcaaataaCTTAGTTAAAAGCAGAGATcccaggaaaaaaattacaaaatgttaaAAACCAAACTAGTACCACTATTCTTGAAATACCcatttcttgggctggggatggagcttagtggcagagtaccTGCAAGTTGAAACCTTTTGtgtgattcccagcactgcccccaccaaaataaatcaattttccctttaattttacTATCAACCCCCAGGAAACtagcaaattaaaaacaaaacaaaaaaaaaaagcttccttagaatgtggggggaaaaaagaaaaccctaagGGATCAATTACCACAATCTGGATCATGAGAGTTGAATTTCACCTAATTCATTAAACCCTCAAAAAAGAGCCTCTAAGTGAGTTCGTAAAACCTGCTCACAAAAACTTTCAGGGAGTCAAAAACCATGTTAATAAACATGAAAGCTAGTACATAGttccttgatttttcattttctttcttataccaggaattgaacccagtggtgcctAACCACtcaagtccccagccctttttttattttattagagacagggtctccctaagttgctgaagctgacttttaacttgccatcctcctgcctcagccactagaattacaggcatgccactgtgcccagcttcattTTCCTAATATATGAAACGGTTAAGCTTGATCCCTAGTTTAACTTCAAATCAAATGTAATAAAGAAGATTTGTTACTCTCTTTTACCCTTCTTCAGGTAAACAGAGCTAAGACATAAGACTAAAATCATTTTGGCCATTTTACGTCATCCTCTCCCGCTAAGGATACTGCTCACTGTTAAGAGAcctcgcctagcatgcgcaaaACATACACACACCTCACCCCCTTCAATCCTCACACAGTAGTTGGCATGTACAAAATCACAGCCAAgaacagttttttaaagaaaaaccatTGTCTTTATGATTCCCCATCATTTATCCACAGCTATTAAGTTTCAATGATCCGTCCAAACTTAACCAgctttaataaaatacaatttttttcacttaagaaAGCTTTCCTTtcccacagtaaaaaaaaaaaaaaaaaatttaaaaaaacttcctTGATATGATTCCACTGTTAACTTCCTTTTTCTATAGGAACAATGCTAATATGTCATTACATCAAAACAGTATGCAGTACAAATTCCTCAAGAAGCAAAACCAAGTGTTCCAGCCCCACCacgaccattaaaaaaaaaggtaacctCAAGGATGTACTGTTAACAACAGCCTAAAGATGTTAATCCAAATGCCCaacaacagataaatgaataagcaaaacGTGGTATACTAGTACAGGGCATAACTATTCAGAAAGGAAGGGTTAACAAACGCTACAAAGTGGATATGGAAGAACCTGGAAAACATGTTAAAGCCGAAACAAAAGTGCACATGGAATATCCAAAAcgggtaaaaccagagacagatTATGTCTTGCTaggggttggggggggggggggggttgggagGACTGTAATGGCTACAGGTCTCCTTTAGGGCCATCATGGAAATGTCTGGGGACTAGATGTGATGGCTGAACAACACTGATTGTACCGAATACTACTGAATCATTACACTTCAAAATAAATCTTATGTAACTTTCACCTCAAGAAAATTGTTACAGccataattccagcaactttagagtctgaggcaggattgATCAAGCTCCTGGTCGGCCTTGGTCACTtaacaagaccatgtctcaaaataaaacgtaAGAGCTGGagatagttcagtggtagagtccctaACCCTAATCCGCGCCCCCGGGCCgaaaaaaatgtattacaaaAAGAGTATTCGTTATGCAAAAATTCACTGCATTGAGGCTTTATTTTGATGAACCTTGGATACTGAAAGTCACTTCGGCAATAAATTGATCAATTATGTACACAAAAGCAACGTACTCAATTCATCTTACAGACTTTTTGCACGCACGCTTTTCTTATTCTAAGCTTATCTAATTAAAATGTCCAATCCAGACACATCCTTTTTGCCCTGACCCCACCCTATGCCCCGGCGTTAATTTTGAGACACAACCTTGATGAAAACCGATTTTTAAAACTCTTCCGCGCCCAGGGTCAGGCCTATGAATGGGAAGTAACTTTAAGAACAATGCAACTCAACTTGAAAGACGGCAGTACGTTTAAGGGGGAAAAACGGTTACGATCCAGACTGTAAAAAAAGTCCAATTAAAATAGCATAAAACTACAGGTGAGTACGGAGGCCAGTTCAAATGGATAGTAAGGCCCAGTCTCTAATAATGATTCGAAAAAAATCTTGAGCAGTCCCACGAAAACAAGGAGCCAAatgagggggggaaaaaaaaaaaaaggcgccATAAAATTGAAAGGCCGCGATCTGAAGTGCAATTCGGTTACCGCTCCCCCTCTTCGCCCCGAGCCCCGGGGTAACCCCTCACGTCCCCAAAGGGGTAAGAACACCTCCTCCCATAGCCAGGAAACATCCTCTGACGGTCCCGGAGCCCCCGCCGCCGCCCCGTGCTGAACGTCACAAAATGGCGGCGGCGCCTCTTTGTCTCAATCTGGCGCCGCCATTGAGCGGGCCCCACCTTTGTTC contains:
- the Srsf3 gene encoding serine/arginine-rich splicing factor 3, yielding MHRDSCPLDCKVYVGNLGNNGNKTELERAFGYYGPLRSVWVARNPPGFAFVEFEDPRDAADAVRELDGRTLCGCRVRVELSNGEKRSRNRGPPPSWGRRPRDDYRRRSPPPRRRSPRRRSFSRSRSRSLSRDRRRERSLSRERNHKPSRSFSRSRSRSRSNERK